GGCAAGAAAACCCTTCATATCGCAGGCACCCCGTCCATACAGCCTCTCTTCCCCACACACCTGGCGGGGAGTCAGTACAAAGGGGTCCGAATCCCAGCCTGCGCCGGATGCGGGGACAATATCGGTATGCCCGGAGAGCAGCACGCCTCCATCCCGGCTTTCCCCTAGGGTCACGAAAAGATTATTACTGTGCGAACGACCGGCGGAGACCTGCTTGGGGGATAAACCATACGAAACAAGGTAATCGGCAATGTATGTGATGATATCCGCATTATCCGAACCGCTTACACTTCTGAAGGAAACGAGATCCGACAAAATGCGCAGCAATTCCCGGGAAATCTTTTCCAATTGTTGTTCCATGAACATATATCATTTTCCATTAAGCATCTTTGTTGCTTCTTCAATCATCCCCTCAACAACATCATTGTTGGTGAGGTTTATCGAGAGGGACTGGCTCATGGTGCACCTATTCGAAGCATAGAAAAACGAAACGGCAGTGATGACGAACATATAGGTCTCGAAAGAGACCTCACGAGAGAAGGATCCCAGCTCCTGCCCCCTTGCATAGAGTCTACGCAAATGTTTATAAGGCCTTTCTTTGAATCCCTTTACCTTTTCCGTATGTTTTCCATCAAGCATATTTTCCCACACGAAGATCTTCCAGAATTCCGAATGTTCCTGATGAAAATGCACATACCGTTTCAATATGATTCCGGTGAGGGATGGGATATCCTCATCGGTTAGGTCCATAAACTGTTCATCAACTTCGATGATAAGCATATAGGTACGTTTCCATACCTCGATGAAAAGGTCTTCTTTGCTGCCGAAATAGGCGTAGATGCGTTCCTTATTGCTCTTAGCCTTTTTCGCAATATTATCTACACGTGCACCGTGAAACCCCGACTTGGCAAATTCCTCTACCGCGGCCTTGAAAATACGTTCCTTTGTGTCCCTGCTCCGTTTTTGCATGACAATCCCATCGGATTCAAATTTTAGCATTGATATAAAGAGCAATACCAGTACGTATTGCTCTTTATATGCTAATCCCGACCGCATTCTAACTCAACCGATGAAGGCCATCAATTGGTTATAGGAGAGATAACTTATCCAGAGGATGGCCAGCACGGCGATGACATTGGTAACAGGTTTGTTGGTATGCTCCTGCAACACGTCTTTGTTGTTTCCAAGAAGCAGGAGCACGATGGCAACCAACGGCCCTCCCAGAATTGTCGAGGCCTGGGCAACCACGAGCACCTCTATGGGGTTCGTCTTCAGTATCACGGCAAGGGTGGTGCTGAAAAGTAGAAGCAAGGTTGTAAATACCTTCACGGAAATGTCGTTGAGGCTTTTACCAAGCCCGAAGCCGTCGGAAAGGAACATCCCGCCGAGAACGGCATTTGAGACAAAGGAAGAAAAGGAGGCTGCCAATAGCCCAAAGAGGAAAAGCAATTTTGCCAAAGGCCCCAGCAGCGGCTCAAGCTGGATTGCCATGTCAACGGCGCTCTTGACCCCGATACCCCGCGGTGCAAGAACCGCCGCCGATGTAATCATGATAAGGGCCGCCAGGCCACACAAAATGACGATTCCTATGGTCGCATCCCGCTGTGCTTTTTTTAGAAACGCAGCACTCCATCCCTTTCCCTGTACCAGGTAGGCCTGATATGCGGCAGCTGCAATGCTAAAACTTGTTGCGGATATGGCAATGACGAGGCCCCATATTTTAGGCTGAGAAGGAACAAGCCCTAAGGCTATCTTTCCAACACTGGGAGCAGCCATAAAGACGTTCGCTATGAAGGCAACAATCATAATCACAACCAAGGTCATCATCACCTTTTCGAGCAGCTTGTAAAAATCCCGCGATATCCAAATAAAGAGAAGGGCAATAATGGTAAAAATCGGTGCCCACAGCATCATGCCACCACCGAACATTGCATCCATTGCAAGGCCAACACCGATATTGTTCCCTGTCTGGAAGCCCCCCGCAATAAGAAATACGCTCAAGCCGACCACCACTGCCAGAACAGGATGCTGTTTTGTTCTGACGATGTTTAAGAGTGAATCATCATTCAGACAACCGATCCTTGCAGCCATTCTGGTAAATGTCGCCATGAAAACCCCTGCGATAACAACTGCCCAAAGCACGCTATATTCCATCAGCGCGCCGGATTTGCTGCTTACCGTGATGCTTCCCGGGCCAAGGACCGTGGCGGCTGTTATCACCCCCGGTCCAAGTAAGAAGGCCAATCGAGATATCCCTTTTTCCTTTTTATCCATAGATTCCCCCTTTTAGTTTGTTAGCCATTGGTCAATATGTAATGATATAAATGCATCATCCTGGAGTTCAGGATATGCACCAATCACCCTTTCAATCTCTCCCATCTGGGACGGTGATAGTTCCAAAGAAGGATCAAGGCAACGTCTCGATTCAAGAAGCCCCTGCCGGCGAAGGATCTCATAGACCCCTGGGATTACCCCGGCGAAATCGTTCTGTGCATCGAAAATAGCGGCATTTGCATCGGTAATCTTTTGGGCCCGTTCCAGCAGCTCAAAAGGGATATCCGAGCCCTCTGCCTTAAGCTTCTTGATCTCCTCAAGTAGTTCCACCGCCTTGCTGGTCCAGACACACCAGTGTCCCAACAGACCGCCGGAAAAGCGTAGTGCCCTACCCGCTTTCTCTGAACACGGGTAGGATGAAAGCAGATCGAAAACAATGCTATCATCGTTTCCTGTGTACAAAGCGACCTCATGGCCGCGCCCTGCCTCCGAGATTCCCTGAACAACATCGAGGGTTTTATAGCGGTTGAAGGGCGCCACCTTAATGCCAAGCACATTGGGAATCGACGCAAAGTCTTTCCAGAACTCGCGAGACAGGGGAATACCGCCGACCGCAGGCTGCAGATAAAATCCGAACAAGGGGATCTCGTTTGCAACCTTTCTGCAATGTTCAAGGATGCTATCGGAGCTCTTTCCCTTGAAAGTTGCAAGACTAAGAAGCCCAAGATCGAAACCCTTTTCTCTGAGAAGTCCGGCCTCCAAAACGGCAGCCTCCGTATTTCCACAAACACCACCGATCTTTAGTATCTGCCGTCCTTTTTTTGCAGCGTAAGAGGAAATTTCCCCGGAAACGAAGGTGAGGAAGTCCCGGAAAAAGTCAGGCCGTTCCCGAATCTCAAACTGCGTGGTATGGACTGCAGCTGCAATCCCTCCTACCCCGGAATCGATGTAGTAGCGGAGCAGGGCGCGTTGATGCAAGGGATCAAATGTACCATCTTCATGCAAGGCAAGGGGAATTGCCGGAATAGCCATTCCCTGGAAAAGCAGACGACGAATTTCTTTCATGTTCATAAGGTCCGCTCCTAGAATATCCCGTTTCGGGAGGCAAAATGGGTCGGTTTATCAAGGGAAGCCCCCCCGATCTCCAGCCAATGGGCAATCCACTTCACCATTGTCAAAAGACTCACATGCGGGTAACCAAAAAGAGAAGCGGCATACGAAGCATTGTTCAGCAAGGCGGTACCACCTTCCTCCCCCTCGAGCCTCAATGGTCTGTTGAAAAGTCGGCTAAAAAGCTCTGCCACATACCTGATAGAGACTGTTTCGGGCCCGGTAATATTGATGATATTCGCTGGTGATGTGCAGTGAGCAAAGGAAAGCAGGGTTTGGTTGATGACGTCTCCCTGCCATATCACGTTTACGTTTCCCATGGAAAGGTCTATAACCTCCTGGTTTTTCACCTTTTCTCCAATCTCCCGCAGCACACCGTAGCGAAGATCAATTGCATAGTTGAGGCGCAGAATGGAGATCGGAGTCTCATTCTTTTTGCTGTAATACTGGAAAATCCGTTCCCGTCCGAGGGCGCTTATTGCATATTCTCCTTGGGGATGAAGGGTATCGGCCTCTATAGAACCGCCGCAGTTGACGGGAACCAGGCCGTATACGTTTCCCGTTGAGTAGACGACAATAGCACTATCGGCATAGCGCCTTGCTACATAATCGGGAACAAGGGTGTTCATTGCCCAGGTTTCCTCTTCCGAGCCGCAGGTCCCGAATTTTTTACCGACCATAAACACAACGTTTTTTGCATCGGGAAGCTGCTTTACCGCAGCAGGATCGGAAAGATCACAACTGATGGTCTCTATTCCCTTCTCTTCGAGTTGTGTCCTTTTCTCCGGATTACTAAAACGAGAGACCCCGATGATCCGCCTCGGTACGCCTGCAGCTATAGATGCCTTTTTTGCAGCCAGTGCCAACTGAACACCAATCTTGCCCCCAACCCCCAAAATTATGAGGTCGCCCTCCAAGTTTTTTTGAAAGTCGATAAGCGGCTTCGATGGCAGACTCATGAGATCATCCAGCTCCTCTTCGGATTCAATGTATTCAGGGAGTCTCTCCCTTTTCAGATACGACATAAGCATTACTCTCCAACCAACTAGTTGGTTTTATTATATGGTTGAATTACAAGTGTTGTCAACTATTTTTGACCGAAAGAAAACATACGTGAAACACACATACTCCGGAAATTGACAAACCTCTTCATTTATCCTATATTTTGATTATTCAAACTAAGGAGTTTTAAGAATGAAAAATATACTACGTATATTGCTGATGCTCGGAATCGCATCATTCTTTTTCGGATGCGGAAACCAAAAAGAAGGAACGAAGAGTGCAGACGATGGAGAAAAGAAGCTTTCGGTAGTCGCAACCATCGGCATGATCGGCGATGTTGCACAAAAGATCGGTGGTGAGAGGATCTCCGTCTATTCAATGATGGGGCCGGGGGTGGACCCTCACCTTTATAAGGCAAAGGCTGGCGACCTCGAACGGTTGAACAAGGCGGATCTTGTCCTCTACAACGGCATTCACCTTGAGGCAAAGATGGCCGATGTACTTGAGAAACTATCCGAGCGTAAGAATATCATAGCGGTCTCGCGGTCAATCCCCGAAGACCAGCTTATCACCATAGAAGGGGCCCATGACCCCCATATCTGGTTTGACGTCAAAAACTGGATCCGCGCATCGGAAGAGATACGTGATGCACTTATTCACACCGATCCTCAAGGCGAACGACGCTACAGAGAACAACAGAAGGCGTACAAGGAAGAGCTGGAAGAACTCGATGCCTATGTGATAAAACGCGCCGAGGAAGTAACGAAGGAACAACGCATCCTGATTACCGCGCACGACGCATTCAACTACTTTGGCAGGGCCTATGGATTTGAGGTCAGGGGTTTGCAGGGAATCAGTACCGTCGACGAGGCGGGAACCGGCGATGTACGGGCACTTGCAGATTTTATTGCGGAAAAGAAAATCGGAGCACTTTTCGTCGAGTCTTCGGTTTCCCCCAAAAGTATCAAAGCGCTGCAGGCAGCGGTCCGCGACCGGGGATGGGATGTAAAGATAGGCGGAGAGCTGTTTTCCGATGCCATGGGAACACTCGGCACGCCCGAGGGGACCTATATTGGTATGGTCAAGCACAATATCGATACCATTGTTGCAGGATTAACGATCACGGAGGAATGATGATGCAGCAACGCTGGGCTATTGAGGCGGAAGATGTAACAATCGCGTATCATGATAAACCGGTAGTCTGGGATGTCGACCTGCGGATCCCTGTAGGGGTGATGATGGCAATCATCGGCCCCAACGGGGCAGGAAAATCAACATTACTTAAAGGGCTGCTTGGGTTGATTCCTCTTACCGCAGGACAGGTTTCCATTTTTGGAAAGCCTTACTCTCGACAGAGAAAACTCGTGGGCTATGTCCCTCAGCGTACCGCTGTTGACTGGGATTTTCCAACGACGGTTTTGGATGTGGTGCTGATGGGGAGCTACGGAAAATTGGGCTGGATAAAACGGCCGGGACAAGAGGAACATTTTCAGGCGATAGAGGCACTGGAAAAGGTTGGAATGAAGGATTTTGCCGACCGTCAGATCAGCCAACTCTCCGGCGGACAACAGCAGAGGGTCTTTCTTGCTCGAGCACTCATACAAGATGCCGAAATATACCTAATGGACGAACCCTTTCAGGGTGTAGACGCCTCCACCGAACGTGCCATCATCGCCTTATTGAAGGATTTAAGGAACCGGGGAAAGACTGTCGTAGCAGTACACCACGACTTACAGACGGTAAGCGATTATTTCGACTGGGTCACCCTTCTGAATGTACGCAGAATAGCAGGAGGAACGGTAGCAGAGGCTTTCACCACCGAAAATCTTCGTAAGGCCTACGGCGGACGTCTATCATTCTTGGATGACGCCAAGGAGCAGTAGGATGGACACACTTATCCAGGTATTTGGCGATTTCACTCTTCGGACAGTGGCCCTTGGGGCGGCCCTCATTGGTATCACCTCGGGAGCTCTGGGCTGTTTTGCATTGCTTAGAAAACAGAGTCTCTTGGGTGATTCCATTTCTCACGCGGCCCTTCCTGGTATCGTGCTGGCCTTTATGGTCACCGGCAGTAAAAACCCATTAGTCCTTCTGGTCGGGGCAGCTATTGCCGGCTGGATAGCTACCACATGTATTCTTGCGGTTATCCGCAATACTCGAATCGTCAGTGACGGAGCCCAGGGCGTTGTGCTCAGTGTATTCTTCGGAATAGGCTTGCTCTTACTTACCTTTATCCAATCACGTCCGGACGCGGCCCAGGCAGGACTTGACAAATATCTTTTCGGGCAGGCCGCGGCCCTTCTCCCTGCGGATGTCAAAACAACAGCCTTCTTCGGGGGAATAGCGCTCATCCTTATGATGTTGTTCTGGAAGGAACTTAAATTGATGACCTTTGATCCGGTTTTCGGCGAGAGCATCGGATTTTCGGGGAAGCTCCTTGATTTCATCATTACCGGTTTGATCGTTATCGCCATCGTTACCGGGCTGCAAACGGTAGGAGTCATCCTCATGAGTTCCATGTTAATCGCACCGGCAGCAGCGGCAAGGCAATGGACTAACAAACTTGGCCACATGGTTTTGCTTTCTGCTTTTTTTGGCGCATTGGCAGGAGTAATAGGTGCTTTACTTTCCAGTTTAGTTTCCGATCTTCCGACAGGGCCAACCATTGTCCTTGTTTTGACTGCTTTAGTTCTCATTTCTTTGCTTTTTGCACCAGACAGGGGATTCGTATCTCAGATAGCAAGGCGTTATCAAAATCGTTTTTCGTTTTCTCTCCACCGTCTTTTGCTCGATCTCTACCACCTGGAACAGCAACATGGGAAAGATAGGCGTGCCCACGATCAGAGAACGATTGCCATGATCCGACGGCGGAAGGGGACTATCCGGGTTGCACTGAAAGCCCTGCAATCTCGCGGATGGGTAGAAGAACAAAGCAAACGGCTGTGGAACCTTACACCAAAGGGCAGGGAAGAAGCAGAAGCTCTGGAAAAGGGAGTAACAACATGATAGCAGAAATTATTTTGATAGCGGTACTTGTGTCCGTTGCCTGTGCCATCCCCGGAGTCTTTTTGGTGCTCAGAAAAATGTCCCTCATGAGCGATGCAATCAGTCATGCTGTACTGCCGGGAATCGTCGTCGGCTTCTTGATAACCCACACCCTTGCCTCGCCTTTACTTTTTATCGGAGCAGTTGCAACGGGACTGCTGACGGTGGTTCTCTCGGAACTACTGGTACG
This portion of the Sediminispirochaeta bajacaliforniensis DSM 16054 genome encodes:
- a CDS encoding TetR/AcrR family transcriptional regulator, with the translated sequence MLKFESDGIVMQKRSRDTKERIFKAAVEEFAKSGFHGARVDNIAKKAKSNKERIYAYFGSKEDLFIEVWKRTYMLIIEVDEQFMDLTDEDIPSLTGIILKRYVHFHQEHSEFWKIFVWENMLDGKHTEKVKGFKERPYKHLRRLYARGQELGSFSREVSFETYMFVITAVSFFYASNRCTMSQSLSINLTNNDVVEGMIEEATKMLNGK
- a CDS encoding NRAMP family divalent metal transporter; the protein is MDKKEKGISRLAFLLGPGVITAATVLGPGSITVSSKSGALMEYSVLWAVVIAGVFMATFTRMAARIGCLNDDSLLNIVRTKQHPVLAVVVGLSVFLIAGGFQTGNNIGVGLAMDAMFGGGMMLWAPIFTIIALLFIWISRDFYKLLEKVMMTLVVIMIVAFIANVFMAAPSVGKIALGLVPSQPKIWGLVIAISATSFSIAAAAYQAYLVQGKGWSAAFLKKAQRDATIGIVILCGLAALIMITSAAVLAPRGIGVKSAVDMAIQLEPLLGPLAKLLFLFGLLAASFSSFVSNAVLGGMFLSDGFGLGKSLNDISVKVFTTLLLLFSTTLAVILKTNPIEVLVVAQASTILGGPLVAIVLLLLGNNKDVLQEHTNKPVTNVIAVLAILWISYLSYNQLMAFIG
- a CDS encoding dihydrodipicolinate synthase family protein, whose protein sequence is MNMKEIRRLLFQGMAIPAIPLALHEDGTFDPLHQRALLRYYIDSGVGGIAAAVHTTQFEIRERPDFFRDFLTFVSGEISSYAAKKGRQILKIGGVCGNTEAAVLEAGLLREKGFDLGLLSLATFKGKSSDSILEHCRKVANEIPLFGFYLQPAVGGIPLSREFWKDFASIPNVLGIKVAPFNRYKTLDVVQGISEAGRGHEVALYTGNDDSIVFDLLSSYPCSEKAGRALRFSGGLLGHWCVWTSKAVELLEEIKKLKAEGSDIPFELLERAQKITDANAAIFDAQNDFAGVIPGVYEILRRQGLLESRRCLDPSLELSPSQMGEIERVIGAYPELQDDAFISLHIDQWLTN
- a CDS encoding NAD-dependent epimerase/dehydratase family protein — protein: MSYLKRERLPEYIESEEELDDLMSLPSKPLIDFQKNLEGDLIILGVGGKIGVQLALAAKKASIAAGVPRRIIGVSRFSNPEKRTQLEEKGIETISCDLSDPAAVKQLPDAKNVVFMVGKKFGTCGSEEETWAMNTLVPDYVARRYADSAIVVYSTGNVYGLVPVNCGGSIEADTLHPQGEYAISALGRERIFQYYSKKNETPISILRLNYAIDLRYGVLREIGEKVKNQEVIDLSMGNVNVIWQGDVINQTLLSFAHCTSPANIINITGPETVSIRYVAELFSRLFNRPLRLEGEEGGTALLNNASYAASLFGYPHVSLLTMVKWIAHWLEIGGASLDKPTHFASRNGIF
- a CDS encoding metal ABC transporter solute-binding protein, Zn/Mn family; this translates as MKNILRILLMLGIASFFFGCGNQKEGTKSADDGEKKLSVVATIGMIGDVAQKIGGERISVYSMMGPGVDPHLYKAKAGDLERLNKADLVLYNGIHLEAKMADVLEKLSERKNIIAVSRSIPEDQLITIEGAHDPHIWFDVKNWIRASEEIRDALIHTDPQGERRYREQQKAYKEELEELDAYVIKRAEEVTKEQRILITAHDAFNYFGRAYGFEVRGLQGISTVDEAGTGDVRALADFIAEKKIGALFVESSVSPKSIKALQAAVRDRGWDVKIGGELFSDAMGTLGTPEGTYIGMVKHNIDTIVAGLTITEE
- a CDS encoding metal ABC transporter ATP-binding protein encodes the protein MMQQRWAIEAEDVTIAYHDKPVVWDVDLRIPVGVMMAIIGPNGAGKSTLLKGLLGLIPLTAGQVSIFGKPYSRQRKLVGYVPQRTAVDWDFPTTVLDVVLMGSYGKLGWIKRPGQEEHFQAIEALEKVGMKDFADRQISQLSGGQQQRVFLARALIQDAEIYLMDEPFQGVDASTERAIIALLKDLRNRGKTVVAVHHDLQTVSDYFDWVTLLNVRRIAGGTVAEAFTTENLRKAYGGRLSFLDDAKEQ
- a CDS encoding metal ABC transporter permease, with product MDTLIQVFGDFTLRTVALGAALIGITSGALGCFALLRKQSLLGDSISHAALPGIVLAFMVTGSKNPLVLLVGAAIAGWIATTCILAVIRNTRIVSDGAQGVVLSVFFGIGLLLLTFIQSRPDAAQAGLDKYLFGQAAALLPADVKTTAFFGGIALILMMLFWKELKLMTFDPVFGESIGFSGKLLDFIITGLIVIAIVTGLQTVGVILMSSMLIAPAAAARQWTNKLGHMVLLSAFFGALAGVIGALLSSLVSDLPTGPTIVLVLTALVLISLLFAPDRGFVSQIARRYQNRFSFSLHRLLLDLYHLEQQHGKDRRAHDQRTIAMIRRRKGTIRVALKALQSRGWVEEQSKRLWNLTPKGREEAEALEKGVTT